From the Desulfuromonas sp. genome, one window contains:
- a CDS encoding polya polymerase: MDVITTHINADFDCLGAMIAAKKLYPHAEMVFPGAQEKNLREFFLQSTVYAYNFKKIKDIDFDRITRLILVDVSQVDRIGPFADVARRGDVEIHVYDHHPADTSLKAELTELDSVGATVTIFARIFMEKGIRPDADEATLMMLGLYEDTGSLLFNSTTEQDYQAAAFLLSCGANLNAVADFLTQELTADQVSLLNDLLQNHTVLTANGIDISITHASTDYFVGDLAVLAHKLKDMENLDALIIAVRMGDRIFMVGRSRIPEVHVGEILGEFGGGGHSFASSGTVRDMTLVQILEKIPVVLQKHVNPQWQGRHLMSTPAKTINADDRISDARKIMTRYNLNALPVLDQEDVAGVITRQVVDKAVHHALASEPVRDYMSSDIESVGPDVSMDSLQEMIIGSGQRIVPVVDQGDLIGVITRTDLFRHLVTDGRVMSRNDEGRGQHSLRKKQLVKLLKSQLPARIFLLLRELGECAEVAGVKAYAVGGFVRDMLLRKKNLDIDIVVEGDGISFAKSFAEGRDCRVRSHAKFGTAVVVFPDDFKIDIASTRMEYYVEPGALPDVEHASIKLDLYRRDFTINTLAVSLNSDDFGELLDYYQAQRDLQQQAIRVLHNLSFVEDPTRVFRAIRFEQRLGFRLGRHTESLLRSAVRMGFVDKVAGPRVYNELVIIFKEPDPILSVHRMSEFGLLTCLHKSLKWSDAVELRFYEAGRAIDWYELLYTGEPCRSWIIYFLCLLSEITGKHVREFSDRLGVPPKISRIFCEERKIAHDVYRHLLRRHRKALRPKNSEIFHWLKPLSVETLLYLMTLCDPDEVRQWVSEYYIQLRTVKTKLRGDDLLQLGISAGPHYKKILDTLLDARLDGRVANREEEISLVKKKYAKFIDA; this comes from the coding sequence ATGGACGTCATAACTACCCACATAAATGCCGATTTTGATTGTCTCGGCGCAATGATCGCGGCGAAGAAACTCTATCCGCATGCCGAGATGGTGTTCCCCGGAGCCCAGGAAAAGAACCTCAGGGAATTCTTTCTGCAGAGTACGGTCTACGCCTATAATTTCAAGAAAATCAAGGATATAGATTTTGACCGGATCACGCGTCTGATCCTGGTCGATGTCAGTCAGGTCGACCGGATCGGCCCTTTTGCCGATGTTGCGAGACGGGGCGATGTCGAAATCCATGTTTATGATCATCATCCGGCTGATACATCTCTCAAGGCCGAGCTGACGGAACTCGATTCGGTCGGTGCGACGGTCACCATTTTTGCCCGTATCTTCATGGAGAAGGGAATCCGCCCTGACGCCGACGAGGCGACCCTGATGATGCTCGGGCTCTATGAAGACACTGGCAGCCTGCTATTCAACTCGACTACGGAACAGGACTATCAGGCTGCGGCGTTTCTCCTTTCCTGTGGCGCCAATCTTAATGCCGTTGCTGATTTTCTGACCCAGGAATTGACGGCAGACCAGGTTTCTCTTCTTAATGACCTGCTCCAGAATCATACTGTCCTGACAGCCAATGGCATCGATATCTCCATAACCCATGCTTCGACCGATTATTTTGTCGGTGATCTGGCTGTACTTGCCCATAAATTGAAAGATATGGAAAACCTCGATGCCCTGATCATCGCCGTCAGAATGGGTGACCGGATCTTCATGGTTGGCCGCTCGCGGATACCGGAAGTTCACGTTGGCGAGATTCTCGGTGAATTCGGTGGTGGCGGACACTCCTTTGCCTCTTCCGGGACGGTACGTGACATGACGCTTGTCCAGATTCTTGAAAAAATTCCGGTTGTTTTGCAAAAACATGTCAATCCGCAATGGCAGGGACGCCATCTGATGTCAACACCGGCCAAGACCATCAATGCCGATGACAGGATCAGTGATGCCCGTAAAATCATGACCCGCTATAATCTGAATGCCCTGCCGGTACTGGATCAAGAGGATGTCGCCGGGGTGATTACCCGGCAGGTTGTCGACAAGGCCGTTCATCATGCCCTTGCCTCGGAACCGGTTCGCGACTATATGAGCAGCGACATTGAATCCGTCGGGCCGGATGTATCGATGGATAGCCTGCAGGAGATGATCATCGGGTCCGGTCAACGGATTGTCCCGGTTGTTGATCAGGGTGATTTGATCGGTGTGATCACCCGGACCGATCTGTTCAGGCATCTGGTCACTGACGGCCGGGTTATGTCGAGGAACGACGAGGGTCGGGGCCAGCATTCTCTCCGGAAAAAACAGCTGGTTAAATTGTTGAAGTCGCAGTTGCCAGCACGGATTTTTCTTCTGCTCAGGGAACTCGGTGAGTGTGCCGAAGTCGCCGGTGTCAAGGCTTACGCCGTCGGCGGTTTTGTCCGCGATATGCTGTTACGCAAAAAGAATCTCGATATCGATATTGTCGTCGAAGGAGATGGTATCAGCTTTGCCAAATCGTTTGCAGAAGGTCGGGATTGCCGGGTCCGTTCGCATGCAAAGTTTGGGACGGCGGTAGTGGTTTTCCCGGATGACTTCAAGATTGATATCGCTTCAACCCGAATGGAGTACTATGTCGAGCCCGGGGCGTTGCCTGATGTTGAGCATGCATCAATCAAGCTCGATCTTTATCGTCGTGATTTCACAATCAATACTCTGGCGGTCTCCCTTAATTCGGATGATTTCGGCGAACTGCTCGATTACTATCAGGCGCAACGAGATCTTCAACAGCAGGCGATCCGGGTGTTGCATAATCTCAGCTTCGTTGAAGATCCGACCAGGGTCTTCCGGGCAATCCGGTTCGAACAACGGCTCGGTTTCCGTCTCGGGCGCCACACTGAATCCCTTTTGCGCAGCGCTGTCCGCATGGGGTTCGTCGATAAAGTAGCCGGACCGCGCGTCTATAATGAACTGGTGATTATCTTCAAGGAACCTGATCCGATCCTTTCCGTTCACCGAATGTCCGAGTTTGGACTGTTGACCTGTCTTCACAAATCTTTGAAATGGAGCGATGCAGTTGAGCTCCGATTTTATGAAGCCGGCCGCGCAATTGATTGGTACGAATTGCTTTACACCGGTGAGCCATGCCGTTCATGGATTATCTATTTCCTCTGCCTGCTGAGCGAAATAACGGGCAAACATGTCCGTGAGTTTTCTGACCGACTCGGCGTTCCGCCAAAAATCAGCAGGATTTTTTGCGAGGAGAGGAAAATCGCTCACGATGTATATCGGCATCTGCTCAGGCGGCACCGGAAAGCGCTCCGGCCGAAAAACAGTGAAATTTTTCATTGGCTCAAACCATTGTCGGTCGAAACATTGCTTTATCTCATGACCCTCTGTGACCCCGATGAGGTGCGTCAGTGGGTTTCGGAATATTATATACAGCTGCGGACTGTAAAAACAAAATTGCGGGGTGACGATCTTCTGCAATTGGGAATCAGCGCCGGGCCGCATTATAAGAAAATTCTCGATACACTTCTTGATGCCCGTCTTGACGGTCGCGTTGCGAACCGTGAAGAGGAAATCAGTCTTGTTAAAAAAAAGTACGCAAAGTTTATCGACGCGTGA
- the rpmB gene encoding 50S ribosomal protein L28 produces MAKVCEVCGKKPMTGNNVSHAHNKTKKVFNPNLQKIRAVDNKGSVRGMKVCTRCILSGAVQKAV; encoded by the coding sequence ATGGCCAAAGTTTGTGAAGTTTGTGGAAAAAAACCGATGACTGGGAATAATGTCAGTCATGCACATAACAAAACCAAAAAAGTGTTCAACCCGAACCTGCAGAAAATCCGGGCAGTTGACAACAAGGGTTCTGTTCGCGGCATGAAGGTTTGTACCCGCTGTATCCTTAGTGGGGCTGTGCAGAAAGCTGTCTGA
- a CDS encoding phosphoribosylformylglycinamidine cyclo-ligase, with amino-acid sequence MADNNKTTYKDAGVDIDAGNRFVQMIKPLVKAASRPEVMTDIGGFGGLFSLNTDKYKNPTLVSGTDGVGTKLKLAFLMDKHDTVGIDLVAMCVNDIIVQGAEPLFFLDYLATGKLAPEKASDIVKGISEGCIRSGCALIGGETAEMPGMYSAGEYDLAGFTVGVVDRDNIIDGSNITVGDRVIGIGSSGLHSNGYSLARKVLLEKMNLPLDQPTGDLERNLGEELLEPTRIYVKTVLNLLRDFNIKGMAHITGGGLIDNVPRVLPDNCRAIIHKNSWEIPAIFNLIREGGNIDELEMLRTFNCGIGMVLIVPKEESEDVLGRLSGLDEKAWLIGEIDQIDNGEQVALID; translated from the coding sequence TTGGCTGACAACAATAAAACAACCTACAAGGATGCCGGCGTTGACATCGATGCCGGCAATCGTTTTGTTCAGATGATCAAGCCGCTGGTCAAGGCGGCGTCACGACCGGAAGTGATGACCGATATCGGTGGATTCGGCGGTCTGTTTTCTCTGAACACCGACAAGTACAAAAATCCAACCCTGGTTTCCGGGACTGACGGTGTCGGCACCAAGTTGAAGCTCGCCTTCTTGATGGACAAGCACGACACGGTCGGCATCGACCTGGTCGCAATGTGTGTCAACGATATCATCGTTCAGGGCGCCGAGCCCCTTTTCTTCCTTGATTACCTGGCCACCGGCAAACTCGCACCGGAAAAAGCGTCTGACATCGTCAAGGGCATCTCCGAGGGTTGCATCCGTTCCGGTTGTGCCCTGATCGGAGGCGAAACGGCTGAGATGCCCGGCATGTACAGCGCCGGCGAATACGATCTGGCTGGCTTCACCGTCGGCGTCGTCGATCGCGACAACATTATTGATGGATCGAACATTACCGTCGGCGACCGGGTGATCGGCATTGGTTCAAGCGGTCTGCATTCGAACGGATATTCGCTGGCACGCAAGGTTCTGCTTGAAAAAATGAACCTGCCGTTGGACCAGCCGACCGGAGACCTCGAACGAAATCTCGGTGAGGAGCTTCTCGAACCGACCCGCATCTATGTAAAAACTGTTCTGAACCTGCTTCGCGATTTCAACATCAAAGGGATGGCCCACATCACCGGTGGCGGCTTGATAGATAACGTTCCCCGGGTCCTGCCCGACAACTGTCGCGCTATCATACATAAAAACAGCTGGGAGATTCCCGCCATCTTCAACCTGATTCGCGAAGGCGGCAACATTGACGAGCTCGAAATGCTCCGGACCTTCAATTGCGGCATCGGCATGGTCCTGATCGTGCCGAAAGAAGAAAGCGAAGATGTCCTTGGCCGACTGTCCGGTCTCGATGAAAAGGCATGGCTGATCGGCGAAATCGACCAGATCGATAACGGAGAGCAGGTCGCGCTCATCGATTAA
- a CDS encoding GTP pyrophosphokinase: MVLLDKLLKEIRQLYPDADLDLIRRAFNRAAEAHSDQSRLSGEPFLTHLVEVSSILVGLKMDLPTIATGLLHDTIEDTDVTFDQLKEEFGEEIARLVDGVTKIGRITFRTSEEKQAENFRKMLLAMARDLRVIIVKLADRLHNMRTLEHQPEATRKRIARETLDIFAPLANRLGISWVKSDLEDLAFRYIEPEFYADLVNRAAGQKKERDSYIEDIRGIINKMLAENDITAEVSGRSKHLYSIYLKMVRQGLDFDQIYDLTAFRVIVDSVRDCYAVLGIIHAAWKPIPGRFKDYIAMPKANMYQSLHTTVIGPYGGRIEVQIRTEEMHRIAEEGIAAHWKYKEEGKSVATTREDSGFRWLRQMLEWQQEVKDSKEFIDTVKIELFPEEVYVFTPGGDVKELPRGSTPVDFAYIIHTDVGNRCVGARVNGRMVPLRTTLNNGDIVEVLTSKQHSPSKDWLAFVKTSKARNKIRQWVKAEQREKSIDLGKNLLEKELRKHGYSMNRALSGDVQKKLLADLGFGKIDDLLANVGYGKVTVGQVVNRVVPKEKISEDVEAGRFEKVLDKLRRKPKSAIKIQGVDDILVRFAKCCNPVPGDPITGFITRGRGVTVHTADCPHVIDSDPDRWISVEWDISKQASRAVTIRIVCADRKGMLAAISSAITDNEANILSAHVQSNPDQGAINDFEIDIRDVDHLNKVISSIKKLNGVHKVVRIKHS, from the coding sequence ATGGTCCTTCTGGACAAACTCCTCAAAGAAATCCGGCAGCTTTACCCTGATGCCGATCTTGATCTGATCCGCAGGGCTTTCAACCGTGCAGCGGAAGCCCATTCGGACCAGTCCCGCCTTTCCGGCGAACCTTTTCTCACTCACCTGGTTGAAGTCTCATCGATTCTCGTCGGTCTCAAGATGGATCTTCCGACCATAGCAACCGGTCTGCTCCACGATACAATCGAAGATACCGATGTCACCTTCGACCAACTGAAAGAGGAGTTCGGCGAGGAGATTGCCCGATTGGTTGATGGTGTGACCAAAATCGGTCGTATTACCTTCCGGACCAGTGAAGAGAAACAGGCCGAAAACTTCCGCAAGATGTTGCTTGCCATGGCCCGTGATCTGCGGGTAATTATCGTTAAACTCGCTGATCGGCTGCACAACATGCGGACCCTTGAACATCAGCCGGAAGCAACGCGTAAACGGATCGCCCGTGAAACGCTGGACATCTTTGCACCGCTGGCGAATCGGCTCGGTATCAGTTGGGTCAAAAGTGATCTCGAAGACCTTGCCTTTCGCTACATAGAGCCGGAATTTTATGCAGATCTGGTTAATCGGGCGGCCGGCCAGAAGAAAGAACGGGATTCATATATCGAGGATATCCGTGGCATCATCAATAAAATGCTGGCAGAAAATGACATCACGGCCGAGGTCTCGGGCCGTTCAAAACATCTCTATTCGATCTATCTTAAAATGGTTCGTCAGGGACTCGATTTTGACCAGATTTACGACCTGACCGCTTTTCGGGTCATTGTCGATTCGGTTCGTGATTGTTATGCCGTCCTCGGGATCATCCATGCGGCCTGGAAGCCGATTCCGGGACGTTTCAAGGATTATATCGCCATGCCGAAGGCAAATATGTACCAGTCCCTTCATACCACGGTTATCGGGCCCTACGGCGGAAGGATTGAAGTACAGATTCGGACCGAGGAGATGCACCGGATTGCAGAAGAAGGGATTGCCGCGCACTGGAAATACAAGGAAGAGGGGAAGTCGGTCGCAACCACCCGGGAAGACAGCGGCTTTCGTTGGCTCAGGCAAATGCTCGAGTGGCAGCAGGAGGTCAAGGATTCCAAGGAATTCATCGATACTGTCAAGATCGAGTTGTTCCCGGAAGAGGTCTATGTATTTACTCCCGGCGGCGATGTCAAGGAATTGCCGCGAGGTTCAACCCCGGTTGATTTTGCCTATATCATCCATACCGACGTTGGCAATCGTTGTGTCGGTGCCAGGGTCAACGGCAGAATGGTGCCATTAAGAACAACGCTCAACAATGGTGATATCGTAGAAGTCCTGACTTCAAAGCAGCACTCACCTTCGAAAGACTGGCTCGCCTTTGTCAAGACAAGTAAGGCCCGTAATAAAATCAGGCAGTGGGTCAAGGCCGAACAGCGCGAAAAAAGTATCGACCTTGGCAAGAACCTGCTGGAAAAAGAGTTGCGCAAGCACGGTTACAGCATGAACCGTGCGCTGAGCGGCGACGTTCAGAAAAAACTTCTTGCTGACCTGGGATTCGGTAAAATTGATGATCTGCTTGCGAATGTCGGTTATGGCAAGGTGACCGTTGGCCAGGTCGTCAACCGGGTTGTGCCAAAGGAGAAGATTTCCGAAGATGTCGAAGCCGGTCGTTTTGAGAAAGTCCTTGATAAACTCAGAAGGAAACCGAAAAGTGCAATCAAGATCCAGGGGGTCGACGACATCCTGGTCCGGTTCGCCAAATGTTGTAATCCGGTGCCGGGCGATCCGATTACCGGTTTTATTACCCGCGGCCGCGGCGTCACCGTCCACACGGCGGACTGCCCGCATGTTATCGATTCTGATCCGGATCGATGGATTTCAGTTGAATGGGACATCAGCAAGCAAGCCTCACGGGCGGTCACTATCCGGATCGTTTGTGCCGACAGGAAAGGCATGCTGGCTGCTATCTCATCGGCGATCACCGATAACGAGGCAAACATCCTCAGCGCGCACGTGCAGTCGAATCCGGATCAGGGGGCGATCAACGACTTCGAAATCGACATTCGGGATGTTGATCACCTGAACAAGGTGATTTCATCAATAAAAAAACTGAACGGTGTGCACAAGGTGGTGCGCATCAAGCATTCCTGA
- a CDS encoding dihydroorotate dehydrogenase electron transfer subunit, with protein MKNFKTIILSNQEISPGYFRMRILAPGFGAKATAGQFLMFRVQRSLPPLLRRPFGVFKVGFLPPDCEGLPPKEYVEILYKVAGRGTTIMAALHEGDHVELLGPLGKGFKENPVKKEKILVGGGIGLVPLFMLASELVGKYSVRLLMGGRTRDDILAVTEFERLGVETYVSTDDGSLGEEGLVTRVLERKLTKYPEAEVFACGPTPMLKAVNKICTEYKVALQVSLEEFMACGVGACLGCVVKGAGHTEENPSYLCTCKVGPVFQAERLDWDAIGESDMPGGGCA; from the coding sequence ATGAAGAATTTCAAAACCATTATCCTCTCGAACCAGGAGATTTCTCCCGGCTATTTTCGGATGCGGATACTCGCTCCCGGCTTCGGGGCAAAGGCAACCGCCGGCCAATTTCTGATGTTCCGGGTGCAGCGGTCTCTGCCACCCCTGTTGCGTCGCCCGTTCGGGGTGTTCAAGGTCGGTTTTCTGCCGCCAGACTGTGAAGGCTTGCCACCCAAGGAGTATGTTGAAATTCTTTACAAGGTAGCTGGCCGGGGAACGACAATCATGGCCGCGCTGCATGAGGGGGACCATGTCGAGCTGCTTGGTCCGCTCGGTAAGGGGTTTAAGGAAAATCCGGTAAAAAAGGAGAAGATCCTGGTCGGCGGCGGCATCGGGTTGGTGCCGCTGTTTATGCTGGCCAGTGAACTTGTCGGGAAATACAGTGTGCGCTTGTTGATGGGTGGCCGGACCCGGGACGATATCCTGGCGGTGACTGAATTTGAACGCCTCGGTGTTGAAACATATGTGTCGACGGATGACGGCAGCCTCGGAGAGGAAGGGCTGGTCACCCGGGTGCTGGAGCGCAAGCTGACTAAATATCCGGAAGCCGAGGTTTTTGCCTGCGGCCCGACACCGATGCTGAAAGCAGTAAATAAAATCTGCACTGAGTACAAGGTCGCACTACAGGTGTCGCTCGAAGAATTCATGGCTTGCGGTGTTGGTGCCTGCCTCGGCTGCGTTGTTAAAGGCGCCGGCCACACGGAGGAGAATCCGAGCTATCTCTGTACCTGCAAGGTTGGTCCGGTTTTCCAGGCTGAACGGCTCGACTGGGATGCTATCGGCGAATCCGATATGCCGGGTGGAGGGTGTGCGTGA
- a CDS encoding DNA-directed RNA polymerase subunit omega → MARITVEDCLDQIPNRFLLVMIASKRTKQLYKGAYPLIENKSGNKKVVLALREIADGKIEYDIPSRKN, encoded by the coding sequence ATGGCACGTATTACCGTAGAAGATTGTCTTGACCAGATTCCGAATCGCTTCCTTCTGGTTATGATTGCTTCAAAAAGAACCAAGCAGTTGTACAAGGGAGCCTATCCTCTTATTGAGAACAAATCTGGCAACAAAAAAGTTGTTCTCGCGTTACGCGAAATTGCCGATGGCAAGATCGAATACGATATTCCTTCCCGCAAGAACTGA
- the rimI gene encoding ribosomal-protein-alanine N-acetyltransferase, translated as MEGPIPVTEIRRLSVQDIATIANIEQLTNPSPWTVAQFRAELENPASRFDLLIADGRIAAFICAWIVADEMQIQDVATAPAEQRRGYAAQLLDHALLNARNEGVAKVFLEVRKGNFPARQLYLKFGFSITGVRPRYYSDNEDALLMLLDFDQ; from the coding sequence ATGGAGGGTCCGATTCCGGTTACCGAGATTCGTCGATTATCGGTACAAGATATTGCAACAATTGCCAATATCGAACAGCTGACAAATCCGAGCCCCTGGACAGTTGCCCAGTTCCGCGCCGAACTGGAGAACCCGGCCTCCCGGTTCGATTTGCTTATTGCTGATGGCCGGATCGCCGCTTTTATATGCGCCTGGATTGTCGCTGACGAGATGCAGATACAGGACGTCGCGACGGCTCCGGCCGAGCAGCGTCGTGGCTATGCGGCACAACTTCTGGATCATGCATTGCTCAATGCCAGGAACGAAGGAGTCGCAAAGGTTTTCCTGGAAGTGCGCAAGGGGAATTTTCCTGCCCGTCAGTTATATCTCAAATTCGGGTTTTCTATCACCGGCGTCCGGCCGAGGTACTATTCGGATAATGAAGATGCGCTTCTGATGTTACTCGATTTTGATCAATAG
- a CDS encoding DUF523 domain-containing protein: MKQPPRQPVLVSACLLGLDTRYNGVCKKNMNVLNVLAPETWTIIPVCPEQLAGLPTPRPESGFAEGDGQAVLAGTGSVTNLDGRKITDYFIKGAEQTLQIARLNNCKLAILKERSPSCGVHQIYRNRKTTTGQGVTTAMLSNNGITVFNEDELDRFVNNSNRSHQ, from the coding sequence ATGAAACAACCACCACGCCAACCTGTTCTTGTCAGCGCCTGTCTTCTCGGGCTCGATACTCGCTACAATGGCGTCTGCAAGAAAAACATGAATGTCCTCAACGTTCTTGCCCCGGAAACGTGGACAATTATCCCGGTTTGCCCTGAGCAACTTGCCGGACTGCCAACACCGCGACCGGAGAGCGGATTTGCTGAAGGTGATGGCCAGGCTGTGTTGGCCGGCACCGGTAGCGTCACAAACTTGGACGGGAGAAAAATAACCGATTACTTCATCAAGGGAGCAGAACAGACACTGCAAATTGCCAGACTGAACAACTGCAAGCTGGCGATCCTGAAAGAACGAAGCCCCTCCTGCGGCGTCCATCAGATCTACCGGAACAGGAAGACGACGACCGGACAAGGGGTCACAACGGCCATGTTGAGCAACAACGGCATTACGGTATTCAATGAAGACGAACTGGACCGGTTCGTCAACAACAGCAACAGGAGTCATCAATAA
- a CDS encoding dihydroorotate dehydrogenase, with translation MTSKADIKVSRPDLSVDIAGIKLRNPVMPASGTFGYGEEYEPFIDLEKIGAIVTKGLSLKPKAGNPTPRIAETISGMLNAIGLQNVGVDAFIRHKTPFLQSVNTPTIVNFFGNTLEEYGEVAARLNDIDVIAGAELNISCPNVKAGGIVFGTDPLAASEVVKLVRKNLKKPLIVKLTPNVTDITVIARAVEEAGADAISCINTMTGMSIDIHTRKPRLANKTGGLSGPAIRPIAVRMVHQVVQSVKIPVIGVGGIVCAMDALEFLIAGATAVQVGTANFVDPAAMITVIEGIEQFCIEEGFQNITEVIGSLQV, from the coding sequence ATGACCAGTAAAGCTGATATCAAAGTAAGTCGCCCCGATCTCTCAGTGGACATTGCCGGAATTAAACTGCGTAATCCGGTCATGCCGGCATCCGGTACCTTCGGTTATGGTGAAGAATACGAGCCCTTTATCGACCTCGAGAAGATAGGCGCTATTGTCACCAAGGGACTCTCCCTGAAACCGAAAGCTGGCAACCCGACGCCACGGATCGCCGAAACAATAAGCGGTATGCTCAATGCGATTGGTTTGCAGAATGTCGGTGTCGATGCCTTCATCAGGCACAAAACGCCTTTCTTGCAGTCAGTTAACACCCCGACGATCGTCAATTTTTTTGGCAATACTCTCGAGGAGTATGGTGAGGTTGCTGCCCGGCTCAACGATATTGATGTTATCGCCGGGGCCGAACTTAATATTTCGTGTCCGAATGTCAAGGCCGGGGGAATCGTTTTCGGAACCGACCCCCTGGCAGCGAGTGAGGTCGTTAAGTTGGTGCGTAAAAATCTTAAGAAGCCGCTGATTGTCAAGTTGACGCCGAATGTTACCGATATCACGGTGATTGCCCGTGCTGTCGAAGAGGCCGGCGCTGATGCGATCAGCTGCATCAACACCATGACCGGTATGTCGATCGATATTCATACGCGCAAGCCGCGACTGGCAAACAAAACGGGTGGCCTCTCCGGCCCGGCGATCCGGCCGATTGCCGTCCGCATGGTGCATCAGGTTGTGCAAAGTGTTAAAATTCCGGTCATCGGTGTAGGCGGTATCGTCTGTGCCATGGATGCATTGGAATTTCTGATTGCCGGAGCCACGGCGGTTCAGGTCGGTACTGCCAATTTTGTTGACCCGGCGGCAATGATTACCGTGATCGAGGGAATCGAACAGTTCTGTATCGAAGAAGGTTTTCAGAATATCACTGAAGTGATCGGCAGCCTGCAGGTTTGA
- a CDS encoding phosphoribosylglycinamide formyltransferase: MKKKLRIGALASGSGTNLQAIIDRCADGSIDAEIVLLVCNNPEAGCLQRAEKAGIESVVIDHRSFSVRADFDRAIVSALKDAGVELVVLAGFMRIVTETILDEFPNRVMNIHPALLPAFPGLNVQKNAIEYGARFSGCTVHFVDAGVDTGPIIIQAVVPIHDSDSEETLSARILAREHQIYPRAIQLFADGRLKLVDRRVIIDPPLAEVEADIINPPLA; the protein is encoded by the coding sequence GTGAAGAAAAAGCTGCGCATAGGCGCTCTCGCTTCCGGCAGTGGAACCAACCTTCAGGCTATTATCGATCGTTGCGCCGATGGATCGATTGATGCGGAGATTGTTTTACTGGTCTGTAATAATCCGGAAGCCGGCTGTCTGCAAAGAGCAGAAAAGGCCGGCATAGAAAGCGTCGTTATTGATCATCGCAGTTTTTCTGTGAGAGCTGATTTTGACCGGGCGATTGTCAGTGCACTCAAAGATGCCGGGGTCGAACTTGTTGTGCTGGCCGGATTCATGCGGATCGTCACCGAAACAATTCTCGATGAATTTCCAAACCGGGTAATGAATATCCACCCGGCCCTGTTACCGGCATTCCCCGGGTTGAATGTACAGAAAAATGCGATCGAATATGGCGCCCGATTTTCCGGCTGCACCGTCCATTTTGTCGATGCCGGCGTCGATACCGGCCCGATCATTATTCAGGCGGTTGTGCCGATTCATGACAGCGACAGCGAAGAGACCCTTTCCGCCAGAATACTCGCCCGTGAGCACCAGATTTATCCACGGGCGATTCAGCTTTTTGCCGATGGGCGGCTTAAACTCGTTGATCGCAGGGTTATCATTGACCCTCCACTGGCTGAGGTTGAAGCCGACATCATTAATCCGCCCCTGGCCTGA
- a CDS encoding site-2 protease family protein, whose protein sequence is MESILSKISIMLVPALLAVTVHEVSHGYIADKLGDPTARLLGRLTFNPIKHLDPIGTLAVLFFGFGWAKPVPVNFGNMQQPKKGMIAVALAGPASNLFLAGLFALLLHGLALIPEDRVSTQMTMIVEPISLMAGFGLYINIILAVFNMIPIPPLDGGMVLSGLLPPKQAAFLSKIEPFGFIVLLIVIFYTNIWSAVLGPIIFAIVGVMAGQQAVVVNQSMRFLFGSM, encoded by the coding sequence ATGGAAAGTATTCTTTCTAAGATTTCAATCATGCTGGTTCCGGCTCTGTTGGCGGTGACCGTACACGAAGTTTCTCATGGTTATATTGCAGATAAACTCGGTGATCCGACAGCGAGACTGCTCGGCCGCTTGACCTTCAATCCGATCAAGCATCTCGATCCGATCGGAACGCTGGCGGTTCTTTTTTTCGGCTTCGGCTGGGCCAAGCCGGTGCCGGTTAATTTCGGAAACATGCAGCAGCCGAAAAAGGGGATGATCGCTGTTGCCCTCGCCGGCCCTGCCAGCAATCTTTTTCTGGCCGGGCTTTTTGCTCTTTTGCTGCATGGTCTGGCCCTGATTCCTGAAGACCGTGTCTCGACACAGATGACAATGATTGTTGAGCCGATCAGCCTGATGGCCGGTTTCGGGTTATATATCAATATCATTCTGGCTGTTTTTAATATGATTCCGATTCCGCCGCTCGATGGAGGCATGGTGCTGAGCGGTCTGCTACCGCCGAAGCAGGCGGCATTCCTGTCCAAAATTGAACCTTTCGGATTCATTGTTCTGTTGATCGTTATCTTCTACACCAACATCTGGTCAGCCGTACTCGGCCCGATTATATTTGCAATTGTCGGTGTCATGGCCGGGCAACAGGCCGTGGTCGTTAATCAGTCCATGCGTTTTCTGTTTGGTAGTATGTAG